A genomic window from Xenorhabdus cabanillasii includes:
- the ackA gene encoding acetate kinase yields the protein MSSKLVLVLNCGSSSLKFAIIDPANGEEYLSGLAECFGLPEARIKWKIDGAKHEAALGAGAAHSEALNFIVNTILSEKPELSEQISAIGHRIVHGGEKFTSSVIITDEVIKGIEAAIPFAPLHNPAHLIGIAEAKKAFPHLVEKNIAVFDTAFHQSMPEEAYLYALPYNLYKEQGIRRYGAHGTSHFYVSREAAKILNKSVEELNVITCHLGNGGSVSAIVNGKCVDTSMGLTPLEGLVMGTRSGDIDPAIVFHLHDAMGMSIDQINTLLTKESGFLGLTEVTSDCRYVEDNYETKADAKRAMDVYCHRLAKYIGAYSALMEGRLDAVIFTGGIGENSALVRELTLKKVALLGFEYDHERNLAARFGKDGVITTDNSRPALVIPTNEELVIAQDSARLTA from the coding sequence ATGTCAAGTAAGCTGGTACTGGTTCTTAATTGCGGTAGCTCCTCTCTGAAATTCGCTATCATCGATCCTGCCAATGGTGAAGAATATCTCTCTGGTTTGGCTGAATGTTTCGGTCTGCCAGAAGCTCGTATTAAATGGAAAATAGATGGCGCGAAACACGAAGCTGCTTTAGGTGCCGGCGCAGCACACAGTGAAGCTCTGAACTTCATTGTTAATACGATTTTGTCTGAAAAGCCAGAACTTTCTGAGCAAATTTCAGCCATCGGTCACCGTATCGTTCACGGCGGTGAAAAATTCACTTCTTCTGTGATTATTACTGACGAAGTTATCAAAGGTATTGAAGCGGCGATCCCATTCGCACCACTGCACAACCCTGCACACCTGATCGGTATCGCAGAAGCGAAAAAAGCCTTCCCTCATCTGGTTGAGAAAAACATTGCTGTATTTGATACCGCATTCCACCAGTCTATGCCTGAAGAAGCGTATCTGTATGCACTGCCATATAATCTGTACAAAGAGCAGGGCATCCGCCGTTACGGTGCACACGGTACTAGCCATTTCTATGTTTCCCGTGAAGCAGCTAAGATACTGAACAAGTCAGTTGAAGAACTGAACGTTATCACCTGCCACTTGGGTAATGGTGGCTCTGTTTCTGCTATAGTCAATGGTAAATGTGTTGATACTTCTATGGGCCTGACTCCACTGGAAGGTCTGGTTATGGGTACTCGCAGCGGTGACATCGACCCAGCTATCGTATTCCACCTGCATGATGCAATGGGCATGAGCATTGACCAGATCAATACTCTGCTGACCAAAGAATCCGGTTTCCTGGGGCTGACTGAAGTGACGAGCGACTGCCGTTATGTAGAAGATAACTACGAAACCAAAGCAGATGCAAAACGTGCAATGGATGTTTACTGCCACCGTCTGGCGAAATATATCGGCGCTTACAGTGCATTGATGGAAGGTCGTCTGGATGCAGTCATCTTCACTGGCGGCATCGGTGAAAACTCTGCTCTGGTTCGTGAGCTGACTCTGAAAAAAGTTGCTCTGCTAGGTTTTGAATACGATCACGAGCGTAACCTTGCTGCTCGTTTCGGTAAAGATGGCGTGATCACAACTGACAACAGCCGTCCTGCTCTGGTGATCCCAACCAATGAAGAATTAGTGATCGCTCAGGATTCAGCGCGCCTGACTGCATAA
- the yfbV gene encoding terminus macrodomain insulation protein YfbV: protein MNMTPPVNQGWFKRVQLGQQYLKIWPLEKQLAPVFPENRVIKATRFGIRFMPPLAIFTLTWQIALGGQLGPSVATALFACSLPLQGLWWLGKRAATPLPESLLKWFYEIREKFAEAGIAMMPVENMPTYLSLAELLKRAFKQLDNSFLDDI, encoded by the coding sequence ATGAATATGACGCCACCTGTCAACCAGGGTTGGTTTAAAAGAGTCCAATTAGGGCAACAATATCTGAAAATATGGCCACTGGAAAAACAGCTTGCTCCTGTGTTTCCGGAAAACCGCGTTATTAAAGCGACTCGCTTTGGCATTCGCTTTATGCCGCCATTGGCGATCTTTACCTTAACCTGGCAAATCGCCTTGGGTGGGCAGTTAGGGCCATCTGTTGCGACAGCACTGTTTGCCTGTAGTCTGCCGTTGCAGGGGTTATGGTGGCTGGGAAAACGGGCAGCAACACCTTTGCCTGAAAGTCTGCTGAAATGGTTTTACGAAATTCGTGAGAAATTTGCTGAAGCCGGGATCGCAATGATGCCAGTAGAGAACATGCCAACTTACTTATCACTGGCTGAATTGCTGAAACGGGCGTTCAAACAGTTGGATAACTCTTTCCTTGATGATATTTAA